Proteins encoded together in one Gemmatimonadetes bacterium T265 window:
- the gmk gene encoding guanylate kinase encodes MTVAPRGVPFPVILSAPSGGGKTSIARRLLAERSDVGYSVSCTTRAPRPGEVDGRDYYFLTPDAFEAAAARGEFAEWAVVHGNRYGTLKREVERVTGAGRHVLMDIDVQGARLFSAAFPDAVRVFVLPPSGGVLLERLALRASESPASLALRVRNARDEVASAHEYEYVVVNDELERAVAQVASILDAEGARRDRLRELDAQIDAVVAELDAAAGIA; translated from the coding sequence GTGACGGTCGCCCCGCGCGGCGTCCCGTTCCCGGTCATCCTCTCGGCGCCGTCCGGCGGCGGGAAGACGAGCATCGCGCGGCGACTCCTCGCCGAGCGCTCGGACGTCGGCTACTCCGTCTCGTGCACGACGCGTGCGCCGCGGCCGGGCGAGGTGGACGGGCGCGACTACTACTTCCTCACGCCCGACGCGTTCGAGGCGGCGGCGGCGCGCGGCGAGTTCGCCGAGTGGGCCGTCGTCCACGGCAACCGCTACGGCACGCTCAAGCGCGAGGTCGAGCGCGTCACCGGGGCGGGGCGCCACGTGCTGATGGACATCGACGTCCAGGGCGCGCGCCTGTTCTCGGCCGCCTTCCCCGACGCGGTGCGCGTCTTCGTCCTTCCGCCGTCCGGCGGGGTATTGTTGGAGCGGCTCGCGCTGCGCGCGAGCGAGAGCCCGGCCTCGTTGGCCCTCCGCGTGCGCAACGCGCGCGACGAGGTCGCGTCGGCGCACGAGTACGAGTACGTCGTCGTGAACGACGAGCTCGAGCGCGCCGTCGCGCAGGTCGCGTCGATCCTCGACGCCGAGGGCGCGCGGCGCGACCGGCTGCGCGAGCTCGACGCGCAGATCGACGCGGTCGTCGCGGAGCTGGACGCCGCCGCAGGCATCGCCTAA
- a CDS encoding peptidase ClpP: MRPFDGRRVLLGITGGIASYKAAWVARLLAGAGAEVDVVMTHSATEFVGAVTLEALVGRAVHTDLIAPGHALDHIKLARAADAVVVAPCTADFLARAVHGHAGDLLSAALLATSAPVLLVPAMNDRMWAHPQVRRNAEHARTLGYHVLEPADGPLAAGEGSGPGRMPEPETIVAHVGRLLEVAGPLAGRRVLVTAGPTREALDPVRYISNHSSGKMGVALAAAAWRRGADVTLVAGPLQVPVPEFVDHVAVERTADMAAAVAAALPAADVAIMAAAPADFRAAAVATEKIKRGAGELTLALAPTADILASTRAARRPGAIVVGFALETTDGEAHARAKLAAKSLDFIVLNDATEPGAGFGVDTNRVTLLGADGSREALALMPKRDVADAILDRVDALLASHAAGVA; encoded by the coding sequence GTGCGCCCGTTCGACGGCCGCCGCGTCCTGCTCGGCATCACCGGCGGGATCGCGAGTTACAAGGCGGCCTGGGTCGCGCGCCTGCTCGCCGGCGCCGGGGCAGAGGTCGACGTCGTGATGACGCACTCCGCGACGGAGTTCGTCGGCGCGGTCACGCTCGAGGCGCTCGTCGGGCGCGCGGTCCACACCGACCTGATCGCCCCCGGCCACGCGCTCGACCACATCAAGCTCGCGCGCGCGGCCGACGCGGTGGTCGTCGCGCCGTGCACCGCGGACTTCCTCGCCCGCGCCGTGCACGGGCACGCCGGCGACCTGCTGAGCGCGGCGCTGCTCGCGACGTCGGCGCCCGTACTGCTCGTCCCGGCGATGAACGACCGCATGTGGGCGCACCCGCAGGTGCGCCGGAACGCTGAGCACGCGCGGACGTTAGGCTACCACGTCCTCGAGCCGGCCGACGGGCCGCTCGCGGCGGGGGAGGGGAGCGGCCCCGGCCGGATGCCCGAACCCGAGACGATCGTCGCGCACGTCGGCCGGCTGCTCGAAGTGGCGGGCCCGCTCGCGGGACGGCGCGTCCTCGTCACCGCGGGCCCGACGCGTGAGGCCCTGGACCCGGTGCGGTACATCTCGAACCACAGCAGCGGGAAGATGGGCGTGGCGCTCGCGGCAGCGGCGTGGCGGCGGGGAGCCGACGTGACGCTCGTCGCCGGTCCGCTCCAGGTCCCCGTGCCCGAGTTCGTCGACCACGTGGCGGTCGAGCGCACGGCCGACATGGCCGCGGCGGTCGCGGCCGCACTGCCGGCCGCGGACGTTGCAATCATGGCGGCGGCGCCCGCCGATTTCCGCGCCGCCGCCGTGGCGACCGAGAAGATCAAGCGCGGGGCCGGCGAACTGACGCTCGCGCTCGCTCCGACGGCCGACATCCTCGCGTCGACGCGCGCGGCGCGCCGCCCGGGCGCTATCGTTGTCGGCTTCGCGCTCGAAACCACCGATGGCGAGGCCCACGCCCGGGCCAAACTCGCCGCGAAATCGCTCGACTTCATCGTGCTCAACGACGCGACCGAACCCGGCGCCGGCTTCGGCGTCGACACGAACCGCGTGACCCTCCTCGGCGCCGACGGCTCGCGCGAGGCGCTCGCGCTCATGCCGAAGCGCGACGTCGCGGACGCGATCCTCGACCGCGTCGACGCGCTGCTCGCGTCGCACGCGGCGGGGGTCGCGTGA
- the dnaB gene encoding replicative DNA helicase, translating to MPVDFSIAPPPRVDPYKDRRPPYSLDAEVAVLGAMLLDQDAILRAGEHVDDTMFYQEGHRRVFRAMLSLSERGEVADPLTLAEELGRRGELEASGGKEYLAFLIDAVPTAANVEYHAKIVREKALMRRLIEVSTSVVTEAFEGRRMAAELLDEAEAKIFQIGEAQNASNFTRIKELLWPAMERIEAQSRSGNAVTGVPTGYKDLDEMTSGFQPSDLVIVAARPSMGKTAFTLNIAQHVAITEQKAVAFFSLEMSKDSLVQRMLTSEARIDAQTLRKGRLRDDDFPRLARAAGILSHAPVFIDDTPGITVLEMRSKARRLKSDHGLDLIIVDYLQLMSGPTAENRQQEVSQISRGLKALAKELRVPVVALSQLSRAVDQRAGAEKGRPVLSDLRESGAIEQDADLIMFLFREEVYAERENGQLKDPGVEGKAEVIIGKQRNGPIGVVPLFFHKQYTRFESVAKREYQSE from the coding sequence TTGCCCGTCGACTTCTCGATCGCGCCGCCGCCCCGGGTTGACCCGTACAAGGACCGGCGGCCGCCGTACTCGCTCGACGCCGAGGTCGCGGTCCTCGGCGCGATGCTGCTCGACCAGGACGCGATCCTGCGCGCCGGCGAGCACGTCGACGACACGATGTTCTACCAGGAAGGGCACCGGCGCGTGTTCCGCGCGATGCTCTCCCTCTCGGAGCGAGGCGAGGTCGCCGACCCGCTGACGCTCGCCGAGGAGCTCGGCCGTCGCGGCGAACTCGAGGCGAGCGGGGGCAAGGAGTACCTCGCCTTCCTCATCGACGCGGTGCCCACGGCGGCGAACGTCGAGTACCACGCGAAGATCGTCCGCGAGAAGGCGCTCATGCGGCGCCTCATCGAGGTCTCGACGAGCGTCGTCACGGAAGCGTTCGAAGGGCGGCGCATGGCCGCCGAGCTGCTCGACGAGGCGGAAGCGAAGATCTTCCAGATCGGCGAGGCGCAGAACGCGAGCAACTTCACCCGGATCAAGGAGCTGCTCTGGCCCGCGATGGAGCGGATCGAGGCGCAGAGCCGGTCCGGGAACGCGGTCACGGGCGTGCCGACCGGGTACAAGGACCTGGACGAGATGACGAGCGGCTTCCAGCCGTCGGACCTCGTGATCGTCGCGGCGCGGCCCTCGATGGGAAAAACCGCCTTCACGCTGAATATTGCGCAGCACGTTGCAATTACCGAGCAGAAGGCCGTCGCGTTCTTCTCGCTCGAGATGAGCAAGGACTCGCTCGTCCAGCGCATGCTGACGAGCGAGGCGCGCATCGACGCGCAGACGCTGCGCAAGGGCCGGCTGCGCGACGACGACTTCCCGCGCCTCGCCCGCGCGGCGGGCATTCTCTCGCACGCGCCGGTGTTCATCGACGACACGCCGGGGATCACGGTGCTCGAGATGCGCTCGAAGGCGCGCCGTCTGAAGAGCGACCACGGCCTCGACCTCATCATCGTCGACTACCTGCAGCTCATGTCCGGCCCGACCGCGGAGAACCGGCAGCAGGAGGTGTCGCAGATTTCGCGCGGGCTCAAGGCACTCGCGAAGGAGCTGCGCGTTCCGGTCGTCGCGCTGTCGCAGCTGTCCCGCGCGGTCGACCAGCGTGCGGGCGCGGAGAAGGGCCGCCCCGTGCTCTCCGACCTGCGCGAGTCCGGCGCGATCGAGCAGGACGCGGACCTGATCATGTTCCTCTTCCGCGAGGAGGTCTACGCGGAGCGCGAGAACGGTCAGCTCAAGGACCCGGGCGTCGAGGGCAAGGCCGAGGTCATCATCGGCAAACAGCGCAACGGGCCGATCGGCGTCGTGCCGCTCTTCTTCCACAAGCAGTACACCCGGTTCGAGTCGGTCGCGAAGCGCGAATATCAGAGCGAGTAG
- the radA gene encoding DNA repair protein RadA, producing the protein MAKTKTVYRCTECGAEYSKWQGRCDTCGGWNTLVEETAAPKVAAGKAGAGAARRMGGSASLSEGGTVVAAPRLRDVSGSERERWRTGMNEFDFVLGGGIVPGSMVLVGGEPGIGKSTLLLQIAARMQQEGRSALYVSGEESPLQVKLRADRLDESAADVTLLAETLLETVIATGTASAPDVMIVDSVQTVFTQDLEGAPGNVGQVRECAARLMRFAKETGTATFVVGHVTKGGGIAGPKTLEHIVDTVLYFEGESTVDHRILRATKNRFGSVDEIGVFRMTQGGLVPVENPSELFLGDRSSTASGSAVTALLEGTRPVLVEIQALAAKAGYGTPQRVATGYDGRRLALLLAVLDKRAGLNFSQLDVFLNVVGGVRLTEPSGDLAVAAALASSVYDRSLPRDAVFLGEVGLGGEIRPVSQAERRLAEAAKMGMRTAYVAERGVPKRSAADIRVVPVRTIREVFERTFA; encoded by the coding sequence ATGGCGAAGACAAAGACCGTATACCGCTGCACCGAGTGTGGCGCCGAGTACAGCAAGTGGCAGGGCCGCTGCGACACTTGCGGCGGGTGGAACACGCTCGTCGAGGAAACGGCCGCGCCGAAGGTCGCCGCCGGGAAGGCGGGCGCCGGTGCGGCGCGGCGCATGGGCGGGAGCGCGTCGCTGTCCGAAGGCGGAACGGTCGTCGCGGCCCCGCGCCTGCGCGACGTCAGCGGCTCCGAGCGCGAACGCTGGCGCACGGGGATGAACGAGTTCGACTTCGTGCTGGGCGGCGGCATCGTGCCGGGGTCGATGGTGCTCGTCGGCGGCGAACCGGGCATCGGGAAGTCGACGCTGCTCCTCCAGATCGCCGCGCGCATGCAGCAGGAAGGGCGCTCGGCGCTCTATGTGTCGGGCGAGGAGTCGCCCCTCCAGGTAAAGCTCCGTGCCGACCGCCTGGACGAGAGCGCCGCCGACGTGACGCTGCTCGCCGAGACGCTCTTGGAAACCGTGATCGCCACCGGGACGGCGAGCGCGCCGGACGTGATGATCGTCGACTCGGTGCAGACCGTGTTCACGCAGGACTTGGAAGGTGCGCCCGGGAACGTCGGTCAGGTGCGCGAGTGTGCCGCACGCCTGATGCGGTTCGCGAAGGAGACGGGTACCGCAACGTTCGTCGTCGGGCACGTCACGAAGGGCGGCGGCATCGCCGGCCCAAAGACGCTCGAGCACATCGTCGACACCGTCCTGTACTTCGAGGGCGAGAGCACGGTCGACCACCGCATCCTCCGCGCGACCAAGAATCGCTTCGGCTCCGTCGACGAGATTGGCGTCTTCCGCATGACCCAGGGCGGACTCGTCCCCGTCGAGAATCCGTCGGAGCTCTTCCTCGGCGACCGGTCAAGCACGGCAAGCGGCAGCGCCGTGACCGCGTTGCTCGAGGGCACGCGCCCGGTGCTCGTCGAAATCCAGGCGCTCGCGGCCAAGGCGGGCTACGGCACGCCGCAGCGCGTCGCGACCGGCTACGACGGGCGCCGGCTCGCGCTGCTGCTCGCCGTCCTCGACAAGCGCGCGGGGCTCAACTTCTCGCAGCTCGACGTCTTCCTGAACGTCGTCGGCGGCGTGCGCCTAACGGAACCGTCGGGCGACCTCGCGGTGGCCGCCGCGCTCGCCTCCAGCGTCTACGACCGGTCGCTCCCGCGCGATGCCGTGTTCCTCGGCGAGGTCGGACTCGGCGGCGAGATCCGGCCCGTGTCGCAAGCCGAACGGCGGCTCGCCGAGGCCGCGAAGATGGGCATGCGCACCGCCTACGTCGCGGAGCGCGGCGTGCCGAAGCGGAGCGCGGCCGACATCCGCGTCGTACCGGTGCGGACGATCCGCGAGGTGTTCGAGCGCACGTTCGCGTGA
- a CDS encoding protein-tyrosine-phosphatase produces MAEAIARAVAAERGLQDLVVESAGTGAAPISRDPDVPGPGASDGALLVAMEHGLDLNDHRSRPLTREMVDAADLVLAMGDRHLARVVELGGAGKAHLLAGFASEGRSQRGIEDPFGGPLSAYRVTFDDLDREIRRALDRLGAARGPDGDRGPG; encoded by the coding sequence ATGGCTGAGGCCATCGCCCGCGCGGTCGCGGCCGAACGAGGGCTCCAGGACCTCGTCGTCGAGAGCGCGGGCACGGGGGCGGCGCCGATCTCGCGCGATCCCGACGTCCCGGGGCCCGGAGCGTCGGACGGGGCCTTGTTGGTCGCGATGGAGCACGGCCTCGATCTCAACGACCATCGGTCGCGCCCGCTGACGCGTGAGATGGTCGACGCGGCGGACCTCGTGCTCGCGATGGGCGACCGGCACCTCGCGCGGGTGGTCGAACTCGGCGGCGCGGGCAAGGCGCACCTCCTCGCGGGGTTCGCGTCGGAGGGGCGTTCGCAACGTGGGATCGAGGACCCGTTCGGCGGGCCGTTGTCGGCATACCGCGTGACGTTCGACGACCTGGATCGCGAGATTCGGCGGGCGTTGGACCGGCTGGGTGCCGCGCGCGGGCCGGACGGGGATCGCGGCCCGGGCTGA
- a CDS encoding shikimate dehydrogenase produces the protein MPEPDAPPAPSRLVLLGHPVGHSLSATFQNAALGAAGIHARYEALDVAPAELERAIDELKRARAGGNVTVPHKAAVARACDTLTDVAVEVGAVNTFWCAADGALVGDNTDVAGVEATLRALSEFHAGAAPARIALIGAGGAAAAVVAAAARVVPDARVAVCSRRGDAAAALAARFPANAVASVTVGDALDGAAVVVNATPLGLRPGDPLPCSVADLPDSGAVFDLVYGPRETAWVRASRAAGHVACDGLLMLVEQGAAAFERWFGRAPDRAEMWRAVRTRTDRPVTGWATA, from the coding sequence ATGCCCGAACCCGACGCGCCGCCCGCTCCGAGCCGACTCGTGCTGCTCGGGCATCCGGTCGGCCATTCGCTGTCGGCGACGTTCCAGAACGCCGCGTTAGGCGCGGCCGGGATACACGCGCGGTACGAGGCGCTGGACGTCGCGCCCGCCGAACTCGAGCGCGCGATCGACGAGCTGAAGCGCGCGCGCGCCGGCGGGAACGTCACGGTCCCGCACAAGGCCGCCGTCGCGCGCGCCTGTGACACGCTGACCGACGTCGCCGTCGAGGTGGGCGCGGTGAACACGTTCTGGTGCGCGGCGGACGGCGCGCTCGTCGGCGACAACACCGACGTCGCAGGAGTCGAGGCGACGCTGCGGGCACTCTCCGAATTCCACGCCGGCGCGGCTCCGGCGAGGATCGCGTTGATCGGCGCGGGCGGGGCCGCCGCCGCGGTCGTCGCCGCCGCGGCGCGCGTCGTACCCGACGCCCGCGTGGCGGTCTGCTCGCGACGGGGCGACGCGGCGGCGGCGCTCGCCGCGCGTTTCCCGGCGAACGCCGTCGCGAGTGTGACGGTCGGCGACGCGTTAGACGGTGCGGCCGTGGTCGTCAACGCGACGCCGCTCGGGCTACGGCCGGGCGACCCGCTGCCGTGTTCGGTCGCAGACCTGCCGGACAGCGGCGCCGTGTTCGACCTCGTGTACGGTCCGCGCGAAACCGCGTGGGTCCGCGCGTCGCGTGCGGCGGGCCATGTCGCCTGCGACGGGCTTCTCATGCTCGTCGAGCAGGGCGCGGCCGCGTTTGAGCGGTGGTTCGGGCGCGCGCCGGACCGGGCCGAGATGTGGCGCGCGGTGCGGACGCGGACGGACCGACCCGTCACGGGGTGGGCGACCGCGTGA
- the comF gene encoding amidophosphoribosyltransferase, giving the protein MTVTSEADIAVRPGTARRIADRLLDLVLPVACVACGGRVATSTRDREIMCGRCWAAVPVLPHPRCERCGHPRRVGAASTAAVCAWCDVLPPYVRACRSVCWVPDGAGGELVRALKYGGWHVAARGIGARVGALDWPDDVIDERIAAIPVPLGRGRLRERGYNQSALIAAPAARRWGVPVWDDVLTRSRATRAQARLTAADRLTNVAGAFRVADGVHARLRGAHVIIVDDVVTTAATLNACAAALVAGGARVVSYATFGRARS; this is encoded by the coding sequence GTGACCGTCACCTCCGAAGCGGACATTGCCGTCCGTCCCGGCACCGCGCGCCGGATCGCCGACCGTCTCCTCGACCTCGTGCTGCCGGTGGCGTGCGTTGCCTGCGGCGGACGCGTCGCAACGAGCACGCGTGACCGCGAGATCATGTGCGGACGATGTTGGGCCGCCGTCCCGGTGCTACCGCACCCGCGCTGCGAGCGCTGCGGACATCCGCGGCGGGTCGGAGCGGCCTCGACGGCGGCCGTCTGCGCGTGGTGTGACGTGCTGCCGCCCTACGTGCGGGCGTGCCGCTCGGTTTGTTGGGTGCCTGACGGCGCGGGCGGAGAACTCGTGCGCGCCCTCAAGTACGGCGGCTGGCATGTTGCCGCACGCGGGATCGGCGCGCGCGTGGGCGCGCTCGACTGGCCCGACGACGTCATCGACGAACGGATCGCCGCGATTCCGGTGCCGCTCGGTCGCGGTCGCCTACGCGAGCGCGGGTACAACCAGAGCGCGCTGATCGCCGCGCCCGCCGCGCGTCGGTGGGGCGTGCCCGTGTGGGATGATGTCCTGACCCGATCCCGAGCGACCCGCGCGCAGGCGCGGTTGACAGCGGCGGACCGTTTGACGAACGTTGCCGGCGCTTTCCGGGTCGCGGACGGTGTCCACGCCCGACTCCGCGGCGCGCACGTCATCATCGTCGACGACGTGGTCACGACCGCGGCCACGCTCAACGCCTGCGCCGCAGCGCTCGTCGCCGGTGGCGCGCGCGTCGTGAGCTACGCGACGTTCGGCCGAGCCCGGTCCTGA
- a CDS encoding glyceraldehyde-3-phosphate dehydrogenase codes for MAIRVGINGFGRIGRQVLRAARQQGVADLEFVAVNDLTDTKTLAHLFKYDSVHRTYEGQVEAGEGSISIDGEQIKIFAEREPAKLPWGDLGVDVVLESTGRFTDADKAEAHRQAGAKKVIISAPAKGEDITIVMGVNSDKYDSAKHNIISNASCTTNCLVPMVKVLQDAVGIRHATMVTIHSYTNDQSILDQPHKDLRRARAAGLSMIPTTTGAAKATSLVLPELKGKIDGVSIRVPTPDVSITELVVEAERATSIPDVNVAFQAAASGSLAGIMQYSTEPLVSSDYIGNPHSCIVDALSTNVIDGTMVKASGWYDNEWGYSSRCVDLLRFIGARLS; via the coding sequence ATGGCCATTCGCGTCGGTATCAACGGTTTCGGCCGCATCGGCCGCCAGGTCCTCCGCGCCGCCCGGCAGCAGGGCGTCGCCGACCTCGAGTTCGTCGCCGTCAACGACCTCACGGACACGAAGACGCTCGCGCACCTCTTCAAGTACGACTCGGTGCACCGCACGTACGAGGGCCAGGTCGAGGCGGGCGAGGGGAGCATCAGCATCGACGGCGAGCAGATCAAGATCTTCGCCGAGCGCGAGCCGGCCAAGCTGCCCTGGGGCGACCTCGGCGTCGACGTCGTGCTCGAGTCGACGGGACGCTTCACCGACGCGGACAAGGCGGAGGCACACCGCCAGGCGGGCGCGAAGAAGGTGATCATCTCCGCCCCGGCCAAGGGCGAGGACATCACGATCGTGATGGGCGTGAACTCGGACAAGTACGATTCCGCGAAGCACAACATCATCTCGAACGCGTCGTGCACGACGAACTGCCTCGTGCCGATGGTCAAGGTGCTGCAAGACGCGGTCGGCATCCGGCACGCGACGATGGTGACGATCCACAGCTACACGAACGACCAGTCGATCCTCGACCAGCCACACAAGGACCTGCGCCGCGCCCGCGCGGCCGGGTTGTCGATGATCCCGACGACGACGGGCGCGGCGAAGGCGACCTCGCTCGTCCTCCCCGAGTTGAAGGGTAAGATCGACGGCGTCTCGATCCGCGTTCCAACGCCCGACGTCTCGATCACGGAGCTCGTCGTCGAAGCCGAGCGTGCGACGTCGATCCCGGACGTCAACGTGGCATTCCAGGCCGCTGCGTCCGGCTCCCTAGCCGGCATCATGCAATACTCGACCGAGCCGCTCGTCTCGAGCGACTACATCGGCAACCCGCATTCGTGCATCGTCGACGCGCTCTCGACCAACGTCATCGACGGAACGATGGTGAAGGCGTCGGGCTGGTACGACAACGAGTGGGGTTACTCGTCGCGCTGCGTCGACCTGCTCCGCTTCATCGGCGCGCGGCTCAGCTGA